The following coding sequences lie in one Aquabacterium olei genomic window:
- a CDS encoding PilT/PilU family type 4a pilus ATPase yields MSGGNLERVLRLMAEKKASDVFLSAKTPILIKIHGQIMQLTDQALTPSQPRQLLAELVSPTQMEELDETGELNLGITIPGVAIFRLSAFKQRGSVAAVFRHIPSEIPQLDTLNVPDILGNLILEKRGLILLAGATGSGKSTTIASMLEHRNQRMTGHILTIEDPLEFLFSNKKSIVNQREVGRDTQSLQIGLKNALRQAPDCILIGEIRDRETMTAALSYALSGHLVVSTLHANNSYHALGRILSFYTPEARPALLSDLASGLKAIVSQRLLRSTAGGRVPAVEVLLNTQLVSEMVERGDFTGVKEAIEKSLAEGSQSYEQDIARLITEGVVTRDEGLANADSPTNLMWRLANDTTARSKLTAQVEEHDDGPSFTEITLDVNHDEVPGFASTRF; encoded by the coding sequence GCGGGTGCTGCGTCTGATGGCCGAGAAGAAGGCGTCGGACGTGTTCCTTTCGGCCAAGACGCCCATCCTCATCAAGATCCACGGGCAGATCATGCAGCTGACGGACCAGGCGCTCACGCCGTCCCAGCCGCGGCAGTTGCTGGCCGAACTGGTTTCGCCCACGCAGATGGAAGAGCTCGACGAAACCGGAGAGCTCAACCTCGGCATCACGATTCCCGGCGTGGCCATCTTCCGCCTGAGCGCATTCAAGCAACGCGGTTCGGTGGCGGCCGTGTTCCGGCACATCCCCTCCGAGATCCCGCAGCTCGACACGCTCAACGTGCCCGACATCCTGGGCAACCTGATTCTGGAAAAGCGCGGCCTGATTCTGCTGGCCGGCGCCACCGGCTCCGGCAAGAGCACGACCATCGCGTCCATGCTCGAACACCGCAACCAGCGGATGACGGGCCACATCCTGACGATCGAAGACCCGCTGGAATTCCTGTTCTCGAACAAGAAGTCCATCGTGAACCAGCGTGAGGTGGGCCGCGACACGCAATCGCTGCAGATCGGCCTGAAGAACGCGCTGCGCCAGGCGCCCGATTGCATCCTCATCGGCGAAATCCGCGACCGTGAGACCATGACGGCCGCGCTGTCGTACGCCCTGTCCGGCCACCTGGTGGTGTCCACCCTGCACGCCAACAACAGCTACCACGCGCTGGGCCGCATCCTGTCGTTCTACACGCCCGAGGCCCGCCCCGCGCTGCTGAGTGACCTTGCTTCCGGCCTGAAGGCCATCGTGTCGCAGCGTCTGCTGCGTTCCACGGCAGGTGGGCGTGTGCCGGCCGTCGAGGTGCTGCTGAACACCCAGCTGGTGTCCGAGATGGTCGAGCGCGGTGACTTCACCGGCGTGAAGGAAGCCATCGAGAAGTCATTGGCCGAAGGCTCGCAGAGTTACGAACAGGACATCGCGCGGCTGATCACCGAAGGCGTCGTGACCCGCGACGAAGGCCTGGCCAACGCCGACTCGCCGACCAACCTCATGTGGCGACTGGCCAATGACACGACGGCCAGAAGCAAGCTGACCGCGCAGGTCGAAGAACACGACGATGGCCCGTCGTTCACCGAAATCACCCTGGACGTGAACCACGACGAAGTGCCCGGCTTCGCGTCCACCCGTTTCTGA
- the dapE gene encoding succinyl-diaminopimelate desuccinylase: protein MTPTVRLVEALIARPSVTPKDEGCQALMAERLQAIGFECHTLTFGPENAPVTNLWAIRRGHGHATGAPTLVFAGHTDVVPTGPLEQWNSPPFAPTYRGGQLYGRGAADMKTSLAAMVVATESFVAAHPDHAGSVAFLITSDEEGPSVDGTVKVCEWLQARGERVDACIVGEPTSVRALGDMIKNGRRGSLSGKLRIQGVQGHIAYPHLAKNPIHLAAPALAELTAIVWDEGNDHFPPTSWQMSNIHAGTGANNVIPGELVIDFNFRFSTDSTPESLKERLTAVLDRHGLAYHIDWALSGRPFLTRKGPLVEAISGAIHEVTGIETELSTSGGTSDGRFIAQICPQVVEFGPLNASIHKIDEHVAVADIEPLKDIYLKTLERLVA, encoded by the coding sequence ATGACCCCAACCGTGCGCCTCGTCGAGGCGCTGATCGCCCGCCCCTCGGTTACCCCAAAAGACGAAGGCTGCCAGGCCCTGATGGCCGAGCGCCTGCAGGCCATCGGCTTCGAGTGCCACACCCTGACCTTCGGGCCCGAGAACGCGCCGGTCACCAACCTCTGGGCCATCCGCCGCGGCCATGGCCACGCAACGGGCGCGCCCACCCTGGTCTTCGCCGGTCACACCGACGTCGTGCCCACCGGCCCGCTCGAGCAATGGAACAGCCCGCCGTTCGCGCCCACCTACCGCGGCGGACAGCTCTACGGCCGCGGCGCCGCCGACATGAAGACGTCGTTGGCGGCCATGGTCGTGGCCACGGAATCGTTTGTGGCGGCCCACCCGGATCACGCCGGCAGCGTCGCGTTCCTCATTACCAGCGATGAAGAAGGCCCCTCGGTGGACGGCACCGTCAAGGTGTGCGAATGGCTGCAGGCACGCGGTGAGCGAGTGGACGCCTGCATCGTGGGCGAGCCCACCTCGGTGCGCGCGCTGGGCGACATGATCAAGAACGGCCGTCGCGGGTCGCTGTCGGGCAAGCTGCGCATCCAGGGTGTGCAGGGCCACATCGCCTACCCGCATCTGGCGAAGAACCCCATTCACCTGGCCGCCCCGGCCCTGGCCGAGCTCACCGCCATCGTCTGGGACGAGGGCAACGATCACTTCCCGCCCACCAGCTGGCAGATGTCGAACATTCACGCCGGCACGGGCGCGAACAACGTGATCCCGGGCGAGCTGGTCATCGACTTCAACTTCCGCTTCTCGACCGACTCCACGCCCGAATCGTTGAAGGAACGTCTGACCGCGGTGCTCGATCGCCACGGCCTGGCGTACCACATCGACTGGGCCCTCAGCGGCCGCCCCTTCCTCACCCGCAAGGGCCCGCTGGTGGAAGCCATCTCGGGCGCCATCCACGAGGTCACCGGCATCGAGACCGAGCTGTCCACCAGCGGCGGCACCTCGGATGGCCGCTTCATCGCCCAGATCTGCCCGCAGGTGGTCGAATTCGGCCCGCTGAACGCCAGCATCCACAAGATCGACGAGCACGTCGCCGTGGCTGACATCGAGCCGCTGAAGGACATCTACCTGAAGACGCTGGAAAGGCTCGTGGCGTGA
- the prmB gene encoding 50S ribosomal protein L3 N(5)-glutamine methyltransferase, translated as MSAPLTVIALIEQAAAQLDQAGVAYGHGTTNSFDEAAWLVLWRLGEPLDSLDDVADRPVNAEEQAAVDVFIQQRITTRKPAAYLTRQAWLQGVPFYVDERVIVPRSFIAEVLADGSIDAWLSDRTHRVLDLCTGNGSLAVLAAMAFPDVTVDGADISEDALAVARINVEQHGLQDRITLLHSDGLSSVRGPYDLILCNPPYVNAESMKALPAEYRAEPELALASGEDGMDFTRALFAALRADPDRHLGEDAVIVLEIGNERPNFESAFPDLAVTWLPTTSGDDQLLLVTRDALLLDTHAPEGAPLSS; from the coding sequence GTGAGCGCGCCGCTGACCGTCATCGCGCTGATCGAGCAAGCCGCAGCGCAACTGGATCAAGCCGGCGTGGCCTACGGGCACGGCACCACCAACAGCTTCGACGAGGCCGCGTGGCTGGTGCTGTGGCGCCTCGGTGAACCGCTCGACAGCCTGGACGACGTGGCCGACCGCCCTGTCAACGCCGAAGAACAGGCCGCCGTCGATGTGTTCATCCAGCAGCGCATCACCACCCGCAAGCCCGCCGCCTACCTGACCCGGCAAGCCTGGCTGCAAGGCGTGCCGTTCTATGTGGACGAACGCGTCATCGTGCCGCGCTCCTTCATCGCCGAAGTGCTGGCCGACGGCAGCATCGACGCCTGGCTCAGCGACCGCACCCACCGGGTGCTCGACCTGTGCACCGGCAACGGCAGCCTGGCGGTGCTCGCCGCCATGGCCTTCCCGGACGTGACCGTCGACGGTGCCGACATCAGCGAAGACGCGCTGGCCGTGGCCCGCATCAACGTCGAGCAGCACGGCCTGCAGGACCGCATCACGTTGCTGCACAGCGACGGGCTGTCCAGCGTGCGTGGCCCCTACGACCTCATCCTCTGCAACCCGCCCTACGTCAACGCCGAATCGATGAAGGCACTGCCGGCCGAATACCGCGCCGAGCCCGAACTGGCCCTGGCCTCGGGTGAGGACGGCATGGACTTCACGCGGGCGTTGTTTGCCGCGCTGCGCGCGGATCCGGACCGTCACCTGGGCGAAGACGCCGTCATCGTGCTCGAGATCGGCAACGAACGCCCGAACTTCGAAAGCGCCTTCCCCGACCTGGCCGTCACCTGGTTGCCCACCACGTCCGGCGACGACCAGCTGCTGCTGGTGACCCGCGACGCGCTGCTGCTCGATACCCACGCCCCCGAAGGCGCCCCGCTCTCATCATGA
- a CDS encoding ABC-F family ATP-binding cassette domain-containing protein: protein MIVLKNVSLLRGVKPVLDQASATIHPGEKVGLIGRNGAGKSSLFSLLAGRLHPDAGDVEIPPSWLQPGGMAEVAQNMPETDEPATEFVLQGDGRLMAARQALIEAEASGDGHAMAEAHAALAEAGHFDAPARAQALLLGLGFQLAQTMAPVNSFSGGWRMRLQLARALMCPARLLLLDEPTNHLDLDALVWLEGWLQRYEGTLIIISHDREFLDAITRVTLHLEDGTLTRYTGGYTAFEAMRAERLTQHQAAFEKQQDRIAHLQKFIDRFKAQATKARQAQSRVKALERMEKLAPVLTASDFEFEFPAPASLPNPMLVMKDLQCGYPREGDTPLTIVQGVNRSVLPAQRIGILGANGQGKSTLVKTLAHMLQPVGGTVTEGKGLSIGYFAQQELDVLRPDEGPLAHMIRLAKEVSPQAREQELRDFLGRFRFTGDMVMQPVGQFSGGEKARLVLALVVWQRPNLLLLDEPTNHLDLTTREALSIALNEFEGTVMLVSHDRALLREVCDEFWLVTRGGVSTFDGDLDDYQRWLQEQAREVALAARAARDADKAIAPGEAPANRKEDRKAAAQARQRLAEQAKPLKAELKKIDDRLAHAAREQTELTEALGGPDLTGAERAEQGKRLKALGDEIETLESRWLELTDAIEQLSA from the coding sequence ATGATCGTCCTGAAGAACGTCTCCCTGCTGCGAGGCGTGAAGCCCGTGCTGGACCAGGCCAGCGCCACCATCCACCCTGGCGAAAAGGTCGGCCTCATCGGCCGCAACGGCGCGGGCAAGTCCTCGCTGTTCTCGCTGCTGGCCGGGCGCCTCCACCCCGATGCCGGCGACGTCGAGATCCCGCCCAGCTGGCTGCAGCCCGGCGGCATGGCCGAGGTCGCGCAGAACATGCCCGAAACCGACGAGCCGGCCACCGAGTTCGTGCTGCAGGGCGACGGCCGCCTGATGGCAGCGCGACAGGCCCTGATCGAGGCCGAAGCCAGCGGCGACGGCCACGCCATGGCCGAGGCCCACGCCGCGCTGGCCGAGGCCGGCCACTTCGATGCACCTGCCCGCGCCCAGGCGCTGCTGCTGGGCCTGGGCTTCCAGCTCGCGCAGACCATGGCGCCCGTCAACAGCTTTTCCGGTGGCTGGCGGATGCGGCTGCAGCTCGCCCGCGCGCTGATGTGTCCCGCCCGCCTGCTGCTGCTCGACGAACCCACCAACCACCTGGACCTCGACGCGCTGGTCTGGCTGGAAGGCTGGCTGCAGCGCTACGAAGGCACGCTGATCATCATCAGCCATGACCGAGAGTTTCTCGACGCCATCACCCGCGTCACGTTGCACCTCGAAGACGGCACCCTGACCCGCTACACCGGCGGCTACACCGCGTTCGAGGCCATGCGGGCCGAGCGGCTCACGCAGCACCAGGCTGCGTTCGAAAAGCAGCAGGACCGCATCGCCCACCTGCAGAAGTTCATCGACCGATTCAAGGCCCAGGCCACCAAGGCCCGCCAGGCGCAAAGCCGCGTCAAGGCGCTGGAACGGATGGAGAAGCTCGCCCCCGTGCTCACGGCCAGCGACTTCGAGTTCGAGTTTCCGGCCCCGGCCAGCCTGCCCAACCCGATGCTGGTCATGAAAGACCTGCAGTGTGGCTACCCGAGGGAGGGCGACACCCCGCTGACCATCGTGCAGGGCGTGAACCGCTCGGTGCTGCCGGCGCAACGCATCGGCATCCTGGGCGCCAACGGGCAGGGCAAGTCCACATTGGTCAAGACGCTGGCTCACATGCTGCAGCCGGTGGGCGGCACCGTCACCGAAGGCAAAGGCCTGAGCATCGGCTACTTCGCGCAGCAGGAACTCGACGTCCTGCGGCCGGACGAAGGCCCGCTCGCCCACATGATCCGCCTGGCTAAGGAAGTCAGCCCACAGGCCCGCGAGCAGGAACTGCGCGACTTCCTGGGGCGCTTCCGCTTCACGGGCGACATGGTCATGCAACCCGTCGGCCAGTTCAGCGGAGGCGAGAAGGCCAGGCTGGTGCTGGCCTTGGTGGTCTGGCAGCGCCCCAACTTGCTGCTGCTCGACGAACCCACCAACCACCTCGACCTCACCACCCGCGAGGCGCTCAGCATCGCGCTCAACGAGTTCGAAGGCACGGTGATGCTGGTCAGCCACGACCGGGCCCTGCTGCGCGAGGTGTGCGACGAGTTCTGGCTCGTCACGCGAGGCGGTGTCAGCACCTTCGACGGCGACCTCGACGACTACCAGCGCTGGCTGCAGGAGCAGGCACGCGAGGTCGCGCTGGCCGCGCGCGCAGCCCGCGACGCTGACAAGGCGATCGCTCCGGGTGAAGCCCCGGCCAACCGCAAGGAAGACCGCAAAGCGGCAGCACAGGCCCGTCAGCGACTGGCCGAGCAGGCCAAACCGCTGAAAGCCGAGCTCAAGAAGATCGACGACCGCCTGGCCCATGCCGCCCGCGAGCAGACGGAACTGACGGAAGCACTCGGCGGCCCGGATCTCACTGGTGCCGAGCGGGCCGAACAGGGCAAACGGCTCAAGGCCCTGGGCGACGAGATCGAAACACTGGAATCCCGGTGGCTTGAACTCACCGACGCCATCGAGCAACTCAGCGCCTGA
- a CDS encoding TraR/DksA family transcriptional regulator gives MNSVEAPLRAQAGLDVDTLGELKARLQAHRMDLLGREGQLRARLAAEDAATANTFVAGVEGGAAAEADDEVIAMLHHDDAELAAVDAALARMADGTYGWCTGCGEEVGVARLKALPQAELCIACQDVAEHRRGH, from the coding sequence ATGAATTCCGTGGAAGCCCCGCTGCGCGCGCAAGCTGGACTCGATGTCGACACCCTCGGCGAACTGAAGGCCCGCCTGCAGGCGCACCGGATGGATCTGCTGGGGCGGGAAGGGCAGCTGCGCGCACGCCTGGCGGCCGAAGATGCGGCCACCGCGAACACGTTCGTGGCCGGTGTCGAAGGCGGGGCTGCGGCAGAAGCCGATGACGAGGTGATCGCCATGCTGCACCACGATGACGCCGAACTCGCGGCCGTGGACGCTGCGCTGGCGCGCATGGCCGATGGCACCTATGGATGGTGTACCGGATGTGGTGAAGAGGTCGGGGTGGCCCGACTCAAGGCCCTGCCTCAGGCGGAACTCTGCATTGCCTGTCAGGACGTCGCGGAGCATCGCCGCGGGCACTGA